ACGTGGCCGTGGGCTGGCTGCAGAAGTACCGCAACAACGCGCCGGAACGCGTAATGAATACCACCACGCACGAAGACGGCACGGTAACCGACGGCGTGCTGGTCGGGAAAGGCCGCACCTGGGTAAACCTTGACGCGCTGGTGATGGATGCGACCAATCAGCTGATCGAGCCGTGGTATCAGGAAGATCCGGAACTGGTCGTTGTCTGCGGTCGCCAGCTGCTGGCCGACAAGTATTTCCCGCTGGTTAACCAGACGCAGGCCAACACCGAAGCGCTGGCGGGCGATCTGATTGTCAGCCAGAAACGTATCGGCAACCTGCCAGCGGTGCGCGTGCCGTATTTCCCGGCGGATGCGCTGCTGATCACCCGTCTGGATAACCTGTCAATTTACTTCCAGGAAGGCACGCACCGTCGCCTGATTGACGAAGTGGCGAAGCGTGACCGCATCGAAAACTACGAATCCATTAACGAGGATTACGTGGTTGAGGATTACGCCGCCGGTTGCCTGGTCGAAAAAATCACCCTGTCGGATCTGCCGGAAGAAAAGAAAGCGACAGCCCCGGCGGACGCTGAAGCGGAAACGGAAACGGAAACCCCGGAGGCATAACGCATGTTAAGTCCTGCCCGACGTCACCTTATGCGCCAGCAGGCGGTTGCCGCCTCGCAGCAGGCCAGTAACCCGCTGCGCCACGCGAACGGCTATGAGCTGATGCTGCTGAAGCTTAACGACGACAAGCGCCGCCTGAAGAAAGTGCGCTCGAAAGAGCGTAAGGCAGAACTCAAGCGCGACATGCTGCCGGAGTATCTGCCGTGGGTGGCGGGCGTGCTCGCTAAAGGAAAAGGCGCACAGGATGCCGTGCTGATGACCGTCATGATCTGGCGGCTGGATGCGGGCGACGTGCCGGGCGCGCTGGAGATTGCCCGGTACGCGCTGGCGCACGGTCTGGTGCCGCCGTCCGGCTTCAAGCGCGACGCAACGGGCTATCTGCTGGCTGAAGAAGTTGCTGAAGCCGCGACCCGCGCCTGGACGCTGAAAGCGCCCGTTGATACCGGGCCGCTGCTGGCGACGATTGAGCTGACGAAATCCGAAGACATGCCCGATCAGGTGCGCGCCAAGCTGCACAAAATTACCGGGTACGTTCTTCGCGATGCGGGCAGGACTCTGGATGCGATGGAGCATTTAACGAGGGCGTTGCAGCTGCACGAGGGCTGCGGCGTCAAAAAAGACATTGAGCGGCTGGCAACTGAACTGAAAAAGCAGGCCATTGCCCGCCGCTGACCGAACGCGCCCCGCGCCGGGCGGCA
This genomic window from Erwinia sp. E_sp_B01_1 contains:
- a CDS encoding phage major capsid protein, P2 family — encoded protein: MRQNTRFKFNAFMTRLAELNNVETGDMNKKFTVEPSVTQTLMNRVQESSDFLTRINIVPVSEMKGEKIGVGVSGSIASTTDTAGGDERETADFAALDSEGYECVQVNYDFHIRYNTLDLWARYEDFQARLRDAIIKRQSLDRIMIGFNGVSRAKTSNRAKNPMLQDVAVGWLQKYRNNAPERVMNTTTHEDGTVTDGVLVGKGRTWVNLDALVMDATNQLIEPWYQEDPELVVVCGRQLLADKYFPLVNQTQANTEALAGDLIVSQKRIGNLPAVRVPYFPADALLITRLDNLSIYFQEGTHRRLIDEVAKRDRIENYESINEDYVVEDYAAGCLVEKITLSDLPEEKKATAPADAEAETETETPEA
- a CDS encoding terminase endonuclease subunit, with translation MLSPARRHLMRQQAVAASQQASNPLRHANGYELMLLKLNDDKRRLKKVRSKERKAELKRDMLPEYLPWVAGVLAKGKGAQDAVLMTVMIWRLDAGDVPGALEIARYALAHGLVPPSGFKRDATGYLLAEEVAEAATRAWTLKAPVDTGPLLATIELTKSEDMPDQVRAKLHKITGYVLRDAGRTLDAMEHLTRALQLHEGCGVKKDIERLATELKKQAIARR